TTTCTTGAATGGCGCGCTCATTGCGTCGTGTATTAGATTCTAAAATCGGTGAAAATCCGCCTTCTAATACGGCACCTAAAATATTGGGAGAACCACGTTCTACGGTACTACCACCACCACCAAACCCAGAATAACTGCTTTCACGTTGGGGCCGGTTCAATACTTCACCAACTTTTGCAGCAGCGCCTAAACCAAATGTTTGTAGATCCCGGCCAAATAAACCAGAATCATCTCGTCGGCGTTCTGCTATTAAGGGTTCTCCATCTTCCCCACGAATAGAGATTGCACCAGTCGGTAAACGGTACTCAACTTGTCCATCTATTAAAGCAACCCCAACAGCCTCCACTAACCCATTTTTCTGAACATTTTTTACTTCAAACACAACTTGAGATGAAGCTGGAAATAATACTGCACCATCTGAAGCAAGCAACGGGTTAGAAAGAGCAACCACAAATCTTTGAGCAATATTCCCGGTTTGGTTTTGCCTATTACCAGAATCAATTGCTGCCACCGGCGTCACTAATTGCCCTGGTACAAGTTGGCCCACCTTTATAAAATTATTACCAGCAATCCCTACTGTATTAGGATTAATTGAACCAGCTTCATCATAAGCAGTAGGTTCAAGAAAACCTGTAGAGACGTTCTGCCAGAACGTCTGTACATCTGTTGAAGTTGAAACAGCAACACTGGTGGGGGCAGATGGTTCTGTTGTTTGAGGTGTTTCTGATAAAATTGCTTGTTCTTCTTCAGATAAAGGCTGGCGGGAAACCACCAATTCTGGAGGTGTTAGTTCGCTTGATAATGCTGTCGAATTAACCGGCGGAGGCGAGATAGAGTGAGCAACGGGAACACCGGCCAAAGTTACTGGTTCAGTCGGTGTATCGTAGGGAGACAGAACCCTATTTTGTACAGGGATATTACTACCAGATAGGGCCGGCTGATTATTCAAATTAACACCAGGATAACCACCAGGATTAAATGCTGTATTAACACCCCTATTCATACCAACATTTACCCCAGGAATAATGCCATTTGAAGGATCTCCTTCCCCCACAGCATCGTATGCACCCAACTGTGCCAAACGTTGCCAACGTTCTTCTGCTGAATAAGCCGGCCTCGTTGGTGTTTCTTGGCTCTTAGATGGGGATGCCGGCCTTGATACTGGCGTTGGTGTCGGTGGACTTGATGCCGGTCTTGATACTGGCGTGGGAGATTGTGCCGATGTGGGTGCCG
The nucleotide sequence above comes from Ancylothrix sp. D3o. Encoded proteins:
- a CDS encoding TrbI/VirB10 family protein, with protein sequence RPAPSSSRPASSGAPIPASRSMATPVPSTPAPRPTSTSTPAATPVPRPAPSTPAATPVPRPASSTPAPTSAQSPTPVSRPASSPPTPTPVSRPASPSKSQETPTRPAYSAEERWQRLAQLGAYDAVGEGDPSNGIIPGVNVGMNRGVNTAFNPGGYPGVNLNNQPALSGSNIPVQNRVLSPYDTPTEPVTLAGVPVAHSISPPPVNSTALSSELTPPELVVSRQPLSEEEQAILSETPQTTEPSAPTSVAVSTSTDVQTFWQNVSTGFLEPTAYDEAGSINPNTVGIAGNNFIKVGQLVPGQLVTPVAAIDSGNRQNQTGNIAQRFVVALSNPLLASDGAVLFPASSQVVFEVKNVQKNGLVEAVGVALIDGQVEYRLPTGAISIRGEDGEPLIAERRRDDSGLFGRDLQTFGLGAAAKVGEVLNRPQRESSYSGFGGGGSTVERGSPNILGAVLEGGFSPILESNTRRNERAIQEIESRPPLWYIEQGTGVQVFINSSFQLQQ